A region of the Ovis canadensis isolate MfBH-ARS-UI-01 breed Bighorn chromosome 22, ARS-UI_OviCan_v2, whole genome shotgun sequence genome:
tgacccagataatcacgatggtatgatcactcacctagagccagacatcttggaatgtgaagtcaagtgggccttagaaagcatcactatgaacaaagctagtggaggtgatggaattccactagagctaattcaaatcctgaaagatgatgctgtgaaattgctgcactcaatatgccagcaaatttggaaaactcagcactggccacaggactggaaaaggtcagttttcattctaatcccaaagaaaggcaatgccaaagaatgctcaaactaccacacaattgcactcatctcacacgctagtaaagtaatgctcaaaattctccaagccaggcttcaacaatacatgaactgtgaacttcctgatgttccggctggtttttgaaaaggcagaggaacagagatcaaattgccaacatctgctggatcatggaaaaagcaagagagttccagaaaaacatctatttctgctttattgactatgccaaagtctttgactgtgtggatcacaataaactgtggaaaattctgaaagagatgggaatgccagaccacctaacctgcctcttgagaaatctgtatgcaggccaggaagcaacagttagaactggacatggaacaacagactggttccaaataggaaaaggagtatgtcaaggctgtatattgtcaccctgcttatttaacttctatgtagagtacatcatgagaaatgctggactggaagaaacacaagctggaatcaagattgccgggagaaatatcaataaccccagatatgcagatgacaccacccttatggcagaaagtgaacaggaactaagaagcctcttgatgaaagtgaaacaggagagtgaaaaagttggcttaaagctcaacattcagaaaacgaagatcatggcatctggtcccatcacttcatgggaaatagatggagaaacagtggaaacagtgtcagactttatttttttgggctccagaatcactgcagatggtgattgcagccatgaaattaaaagacgcttactccttggaagaaaaattatgaccaacctaggtagcatattcaaaagcagagacattactttgccaactaaggtctgtctagtcaaggctatggtttttccagtagtcatgtatgcatgtgagagttggactgtgaagaaggctgagcaccgaagaattgatgcttttgaactgtggtgttggagaagactcttgagagtcccttggactgcaaggagatccaaccagtccattctgaaggagatcaaccctgggatttctttggaaggaatgatgctaaagctgaaactccagtactttggccacctcatgcgaagagttgactcactggaaaagactctgatgctgggagggattgggggcaggagaagaagggcacgaccgaggatgagatggctggatggcatcactgactcgatggacgtgagtctgagtgaactccgggagttggtgatggacagggaggcctggcgtgctgcgattcatgggatcgcaaagagttgggcacgactgagcaactgaactgaactgaactgaacagacataaaatatcttgctaaaaactagcaagcaggcagtctttctgtccccttctgatgtctatgtcagaagttttcccTGTCTCTATTATGctttaataataaaacattgctacacaaaagctcctTGTagtcaagccttgtctctggccccggacTGAATTCAACTTCGGAGGCCACGAATCCCAGTGTAGCACATGGCTTGCAACCTCAACCTTTCACCATCATCTTGGGGATTagttttcaatatatgaattttgggggacacaaacattcagtctccCTCTTTAAAAGTTTTTGCTTTTGGAGGCATAAAATGAATAAGAAGATCATGGTCCATCAGATTCAAGGTTAACCCCTCTGTTCTCAGGGTTCTTCTCTGCAAAATGGCAGTAGTAATATTCACCTTGCAAGGCTATTGGTAGGGTTAGATGAGATAATCCATGTAAAGCACTGATGTTCAGTAAATTTCATCCATTTTCCAAGTATTTTCCcaatttttcattttggaaaatttcaaacCTTAAAAATGTTGAAAGGATAGTAGAATAATATCCAATATACTCATTGCAGTAGTTTGTTCACAGTGCCATAGAGAAACCCACAGACTGGGTAGCTTCAacaacagaattttgttttttcacagttccagaggctgggATTCCAAGGTTAGGGTGCCGGCAGAGGTGGCTTCTGGTGAGACctttcttcctggtttgcagatggcaCCTTCCTGCTGTGTCTGCTGAGGCCTCTTTGTATGAGTAACTCCTGGTGTCCCCCTTCTTCTTACAGGGACTTCAGTTCTCCTAGATTAGCGCCCCACTCTTATGACCTCAGTTACATTTAATTACCTTCTTAAAGGCCCTATGTCCACATAGATAGTCACATTATGGATTAAAACTTCAATATGGATTTTcagggggacacagttcagtccataatTGTtgtgtttgttcagtcactaagtcacatccaactgtttgtgacctcacagcatgccaggcaggcttccctgtccttcactatctcccagactgctcaaactcctgtccattgtgttgatgatgccatccaaccatctcattctctgtcatccccttctcctgctttcaatctttcccaacatcagggtcttctccagtaaatcggctctttgcatcaggtggccaaagtattggagcttcagctctagtatcagtctttccaatgaatattcagagttgatttcctttaggattgattggtttgatctccttggtatTTAATTTCCCTATTCACTACTGACCAGCATGGAAAACCTCAGACTGAATGTTTGAGATTCTCTGCATTGATTTTTGGAGGAAGTCATGGTTATGGGTGTGTTGGGGCGCGGAGGGGGCTCTCTTCATGGGGAGGATGAGCCGCATGAGGATGGTGTGTTACGTCCTTcagtgggagaggggtggggtgacTATGCCTGTGCTTTACTCTCTCCTTGCCATCCATGAGAACTGATGAAACATTAAATCTTTTCATTGTTGGCAGCATCTGGCATGGAGGTTCCAGCTCTGCTCCTGAGGGTGCTGCCACTCCAGACCCCTGCCTCGTGTCCCCAGAGGTGACTGAGCCGAGAGAGCACCCACAGGCAGCCAGGGGTCCAGAAGATTCTCCACGTCCCAGCACACCGGAGCCCCAGGAGTGGGAGAGTCCCTCGTCTTCCATGCGCTTTGCCGAGGGCCCCCCAGAAGGTTGCTTGGCAAGCCCAGAAGGGGAACCTGAAGGTTGGCCCCTGGTTCAACACTCTCGGAGGGAACTTTCTCCAAATGGCCCAGGAGAGGCCTCGGCAGCCTCTGTCCCTCAGGACGACAACTTGACTCAGCGCAAGCTGGTTTCTGTCATCCCCAGTGCCGAAGGAGAGACAGGCTTGAAGGAAGAAGAAGGGCAGAGACTGTCTTCCTCCAGCTCCACTGACCAGTTGGCAGGAATTCCACCAACTGCTCCTCCAGAGCCGATGAAGGTGCAGCTGCCTGGAGAGGATGCCCGGCCTGGTGATTTCAAGTCCCAAGGGCAAGAGGCTGCAGCTGGCTTACCACGGCCAGAGTCCCGGCAGGGAACCCCCAAGGCCCCTGCTGCCCACCTAGGCCAGGAGAGCTCAGCCAGCCTGGAGGAGCCTCCCCTAAAACCCGAGATCTCAACCTCGCAAGAGCCAGCCCCGGAATGCCCAGTGGAGGGGCCACCTCAGGATTTCACCAATGACACGGGATTCCTCGGGGCCTGCCCTCCCACTGGGACCAGTTCAGGGGCTGCCCAAGAAGCCAGAGCGAAGGCCGATTTCCAGGAAAGCTGCCAGCAGCCGATGGGAGCACTCCCAcccacagggctgccctgggATTCACTGGGTCCTGCCCTGGTGCGGGGGGCCAAGGGCTCTTGGGAGGAGACTCTGGGTGCCCTTGATGCTCAGGGTCACTCACAGACCAGGAGCCAAGATGCTCAGCCTCGTCAAGTCACCTGGGCAGCAACAGGTGATCAGCCCGAGGGAATTCTGTTCATGAGCCCTGAGTCTGCCCCACACGCCGCAACTGAGGATGTGGGTCCAGCTTCAagcctcccctcccagccagctgCTCTGGCCTCCGTGGCTGCAGAACAAGCCAAGGAGATGGTTTCCATGGCCGAGATGCCTGTTCTCACAGATCTGGCTACAGAGTGGGCAGAAGCAGGGTTGTCAGGACCGGAGAAGCAAGCATCAGACCtcagaggaaaaggagagggCCTGGAAGGAGGCTCCAGAGAGATTCCTGCTCCTGCCCCCCCGAAGGAGAGGGCAGAGCTTGGGAATAGGGAGCTAAGCCATGAAGTCCATCCAAAGGTTCCAGCTCTCCCCACTCCCAGTGCATCAGATGAGAGTGCCAGCAGGTCACCAGGGCCGAAAGATGAAGCTGAGCCCCCCGAAAGCCCAGCTGTGGCTAACGAGGAAAGCAAAATCGCTGGGGCTGATCCTAGAGGACAGGGAGCAGCCCCAGGGCCCCTTGATGGTGCAGATACTGGGAATCTACAGGCAGAACAACCTGAGGCCTGGGACTGCAAGCCTGACCCAGAGGTGGACAAGGACGAGGTTTCACAGCTGACTGGCGATGAGGAGAGCAAAGGCCTTCCGAACACAGTCCTAGCACAGCCACTTGGAGAGGAGATCCCCGGGCACGCGGACAGGTCTGACTGTCCCTTAGAAGATGCAGCTTGGAACATGGTGGCCCGTGGGATGATGGGAGAATCTCAAGTGGTCCACCCATCGGGCTCACTGCACCAGCTCCCTGAACAGCATCCCAGCCCACCCTCTGGGCCAGAAGGAGCTGGTGAATGTGTTCTTTCCCGGGGAATCATCTGGGCGGGGCCGGAACCACAGACCAAATGTCCCGACACCCTTCAGGACGTGGAGGGACTGGGAAGAATGGACTCTCTTCCTGCTTTAGAATCTGAGAAATCAGATTTCCTGTCGGCTCCTGCTCCAGAGGTCGTCCCCAAAGCCCAGGAGGCGGAGAGCATGCCTGAAATAAAGTCAGGGAGCCACCCATCCGCACAGAGGCCCGGCCATAGGGAGGGGGAGGGCTCGCTAAGATCTCCCCACCCCCGTGGGCTGGGGCGTGACACAGCTGGACAGGAAGTCCTTGCTGATGGGCCCCCTCCCCCTGAGGAGGAGAACTGGGCAGTGGACTGCAGGCTCACGACGCTCAGCCTGGAGCAAGGTCGGCAGGGAAACCTATCCCACCCGGGGGACAGCGGTATAGAAGTGACTGCATCCGAGAGGCCCTTACTGTGTCCTGAGAACCATCTCCAAACATCCCAGACACACCCAGACGCATTGGTCTTCAATATGCTCAGGGAGACATCCCAAGGGTGCGGAAGCAAAGAAGAGGCTTATCCAGGTGATACGGATTTTAAGAACCTGGGTGCCGATTCTCCACAAATCCACACACCCGTGGGACCGCGGGAAGATGTGAACTTGTCCACTCATGGAGGCAAGCAACCGGCTTCTGAAACGGAACTTCAAAGTGAGCTCCCCAAAGGCAGTCTGTCTGATGCTCCGAGTTCACCTCCTGGGGGCACAGTTCTGGAGAATCCTGAGACCGAGAAGTCGCAGTTGTCAGCACCCATGAAGCCTGAGTTGCCTGCACTCAGGGAGAAGGGGCAAGAGGGAGAATGCAGCGGCAGTCAGCCGTCCAGGAGCTCATCTCCTGCAGCAGACACTTCCCAAGACCCTTCTCTTGCAGGTAGCTTGAGCAGAAAGGAATATAGCTGTGCTGGGCAGGGGCCAAACGAGTCCCAACAGGAGCTGGTTGACGGGCTGAACACCGGCAGCCAGCATGAAGAAGCATGTCTTGAGGACGCAGGCATTTCAGGAGCAGCTGACGCTTGGCCCCAGCTCCAGGATTTGGGCAAGACAGAGAAGGCAAATGGAAACACCGTGGGGGCCCCGCCTTGTTGGCCTGACTCAGTAGCTCTCCCGGAGGCAGCTCACAGCCAGTCAGTTCCAGCACCTGCCAGCCCCCGAGCCACACCTGCCCAGGATGCCCCAGTGAGAGAGGCAGGTGAAGAAACCCAGGAGGGCAGGCAGCAACCGGGGTTGGtcccacagaaggaaatggaGCACCTCACTGCCTCAGATGCAGAGGTCCTGGagctttctggaattttcccaTCAGCCAAGGATCAAGGTGTGGATGGTGCTGAGACTTGCGGGAAGGCGGACGGAGGAGCCCTGGGGATGTGGCAGGCTCCGGGGGAGCCAGGCTCCCTCCGAACAGAGCAGCACTCTTCCCCTGGGGAGGAAGCCTCTACCTCTGCTCTAGGTGAGCAGCACTTGGCCAGCTGCCAGGATGCCTGGCCACTAGCCAGGGAGCTGGCTGAGAGTCCCAGAAGCGTGGCAGATCTTTCTGCAGCACAGGTTGTCCCTGACCCACAGAGGCTCCTGCCGTCTGGACCCCCGGAGGAGGCTGCCCCTGGTACTCCTTACCTGCACATCGAGGGTGCTGCCAGGAAAGGGCTGGAAGACAGTGTTGTGAAAGCTGTTTCACCCCAAGGCCCCGGAGCCCCTGGGGAAAGCCCTTGTTCCACTCGGGAGCCCCTGCTTGCCTCGGATatagcctcctccagggagggaTCTGCTGAGTCCTCCTTCTTGCaagcaggagctgcaggtgaGGGAATCTCTGCAGCGCCAGCCAGCCTTGGAAGCTCCAAAGCTGCGACCTCGGAGGGTCCTGTGGACTCTGTACCATACTTGGACAGGATGCCGTTTCTGGCCAAGACTAAGGAGACCACAGGGGAGGAGAAATGGTCAGGAGCTCCCGGTGCAAGTGCTGAGCCCGGCGAAATTCCAGCATGCCCCGTCAGTGAGGAGAGCAAGGCAGGGGAAGCAGCAAGAGAGACCGAGGGCAGCGGGGAGAGGATGCTAGAGCCTTCCAAGGATCCCAGGCAGGGAGCATCAGCTGGTGTAGACACAAGCTGCAGGCAGACTGGGATGCTCGCTGGGTTGCCTGATTTCAGGGAGCACATCACCAAGATCTTCGAGAAGTCTGTGCTTGGAGCCCTGACCGCCGATTGGCCCCAGAGCACACAGGGAGAAAAGGCGGGAGCCGGGAAGAGGGTGATGGGCAAGGGCCTCATGGTGCCAAGCCCAGAGAAGCTTCCAGATGGGACTCAAGGAGTGGCCgtcacccctctccccacccttcctACTGGTCTCTGGGTGGACTCAAAGGAGAAGAAGCAAGAGCTGGCCGTAGAGGCTGAGATTTCTCGTCTGGGTCCCCAGGATCCAGCTCTAGGAGAGCTGCCCGGGCTGGCCTGGCTGGCCGCAGAGCACACCCTGCCGGGCGCCAGTGATGGAAAGGAAGTAAGCGAGGCCCCGCAGGTGCTGGCGGACAGCAAGAAGCTGGAGGGGGCTGGAGAAGGCTGGTGGCGGGGACCTGGAGGAGGCCAGGCCCATTCACAGCAGGCAGGTGGCCCACAGGAAGCAGCTTCAGATCTGTCTTCACAGGCGGCTTCTCCAGAGGCTTCCGGGGCTGACTTGCAGGTGGCTCCCCAGAGCCATGCAGAAGGGGACTCTGGTCCAGATGACAGCATTCCTTCTGGAAAACAGAGCCAGGAAACAGCCCACCAGGACAGTCAACCCAGAGAAGATGGTCCCCGGGGCTCTTCTCACCCCCGGGCTCTGGGTGACATGCCAGGATCCACCTCTGCCTGGGGAGCATCTCCCCACGGGGACGTCCCACCTCTGCCCGAGGCTGTCGGTCAGCCCTGCACCCCAGACCCACTTGGGGGTGAGAGGAGGCGTGCAGGTGCAGCTGGCATCTCGGAAACACAAGATGCCCTGGGCACCCAGGGCGTCCGGGAGCCCCCAGCTGGGGAAGTGGCAGATAATCCGCTGGAGCCCGGCTTGGAAGCTGGAGCTGCTGGGGAAGCAGAGGGTGACGTCACTGTGAACACAGCTGGGACCCGGACATGTGTGTCTGAGGACCTGCCTGAAACAGGTACTACGAGAATGTTCTCTGGTGCGGCTGTTGCCTCGGCTGTGCCAGGAAGCCCTGGGGACCCAGGCTGCTCAGAAGGGGCTCTGAGGATGGATGCTGAAGTCGCCCCAGGTGGGGGCCGCCCGGCCGGGCCCCCACAGGCTGAGGAGCAACCCAGGCCTGAGTTCCCTGCTTTTGCGGAGGATGGGAAGATAGGTGTCTCCTCACCCACAGAACCTGACGAAACTCGGGACCTGAAGCTGCAAAACCTGGATCCAGAAGCACTGGATGCTGAGAGGTACTTAGAATAAATTCACACGCTAATGTGGGGTCAACTGTAAAAgtgattctcatttttaaaagtcaaagtgaTGAGCGGCTTTAAAGAAGCTTCATTTTTCCGTATCTAATTGTTTAAATTTCCCTACTTACAATCTCTGGATGTGCTGAGAGTCTGAAAACATGTGAGAAATGGTTTGGAGGCGTCTGTTTGGTTTGGAGGAGCTGTCTGTTTAAcacatcttttttcctttccttgtgttctttaattcttctaactGAAATTGTAAAGCATGAAATATTTACAGGCCAGCAGTGGACTATGGGGTCATAGGTTATGGTcagtcagactatttttctggtgTCCAGATACATTTGCTTTTGAATCTGGATTTATTTATGCAGAGAGGCCTAAACGATCCCAAAGCATCTCAAAGCCTTTCACTGCCtgaagctaattttttttttctagagatTTTCCTGAAGTAGCCACTTAAAGCTTAAACTGGGAAAAGGGCTTTTCAATAGGACATGGAGAGAAATGCCTTTTCTAAGATGTATTGCTTTCTTTACATTATCCCAGAAAGATCCCCAAGGCTGGCCCATCTATGTTACCTTTGGTTCCTGAGAAGGATGCTCCAGACATCACGGACGAGGTTATTTCAGATGATGCCAGCAGTGCGGGAGGAGCAGAAAGGTCAGTGAAAAGGCATCAGCCTTTGGAGAACCCTGCCTTCCTCTGGCAGAGACATGCTGGATGTTTTGCAAAGGATAGTACTAAAATGTATGCGTCTTAATCTAAGAAAGATATACCTCGCCGTTCTGATTCTTTACACAGTGCCTGAGATAACTATGATCTCCATTGCTTGTATAAAGGAATTGTTTTCACATCTGAgcttatctttgtttttcttaacatctttattgagatgtaattcacataccatctcatttgttcatttaaggTATACAAGTCAGTggcttttaatatattcacagagttgtgcagttCTCAACTCTgtagtcaattttagaacattgtcATCCCCTCCAAGAAACCCTGCACCCCTTAGACAACACGCCCCGTATCTCCCCACTCTCCAAGCCTGACACCTCCTAATCTAGTTCATTACCTTTTGAGGTAAATAGGTTCAAGTCTGATTTAATCTTGAGCAGGAATGCCTAATCACCAACAGCAGTCATGCCCCCTAGGGAGGAGGACAAATGACAGAGGCAACAAGGAATCCAGACCTTCACACTTTGCAGGGTACGTGCCTGTTCTTTCCTAAGTGAAATGCCACCCGTGGCTGGGCACCAGCTGCTGCTGGGAAATGACATCCTTCAGGGGAGAGGGAGGTGCTTTGGGCATAGACACATTCTGAACAAGCTTTGCAGCATCCTTAGCTGTTTGGCTCCTCcagagttctgtgtgtgtgtgtgtgtatacatgtgtgtgcacacacacacaggcacatgctcATGTGAGTGAGGCGGGGTTGGATTTTAAATTAGTACCTGTGGCTAGCCCAGAGTATCCTGCCAAACAGCTGCAGCCATTTTGTAAATGAATTGATGCATATTTTGCACACGCCAAAAGAATGCATGATCACCTGTTTGTCAAGTCTGAGCACTTCCACCCAACTGCCTTGCCATCCAAACGAGGGCAACTCTCATAACTGTGGGCCAACAGAGTTGCAAGCCCTGTTGCCAAGacagatgcaagtttgatctgcACTGGACACTTGTCTCTGCTGCTGACTTAGCACAAAATTCCCCACAACTCTTGCTCATATGTATTTTTGACATTCCCAGTAAAAGTATAGGAAAAGATGTCTAACTTGAAAaatcctccccttcctctccccgcAAATGTTATATTAGCTCTTTCTCAGTCCCTGGATGTTTTATCATCCTTCCTGGAGAACAAGAAGGTCTTAGGACCAGGCATATAGTaatccaataaatatttcatgaCTCGATGTTCtaatcagttttaattttaaaattataatttctaaATTAACACTAGATATGTGTAAGATGTAGAAAAgtataaggaaaaagagaaaaatccacaGCCCCAACATCTAATGATTGCTGGTATTTATGATGTTAGTGTGTGCACAAACGCACATTATGTTAGGGTAGTTTcatccattgttttttttttttctgtttaaattctCAGAGTCCTTTTTTTCCTGCTGCCATCAGAACTCTTTGCAGACATAAATCTTAGTGGCTCAAAGTGTATGACTTATAATTTACGGAGCAGTAGATATTGACCTCAATATAATGGGTGTTCTATGCACTTTGCTGTGGTTGAGGATTTGTTGGGTGATAGACTTTCAGATGCTCGAGTTGTGTCGTTCATTTTGGCAGCCCTGGTCACATGTGTTCGGAGATGCACTGTGAGGGTAAAACGCATCTCAGATGTTGAAGATTTAGTGTTGATAGCTTACGGTGAACGGTGTTGGattcgtgatctctgaagaagatttagcttcgggaccagggaccaggcttggtcactcaagagcttttgtgtaggagagttttattcaagtataaaaagagacagagaaagtttcGGACATGGACATCACGAGGAAAAGTCTTACCAGACCCATTCCCACAACCTAcatcttttgttttattgtttaatcattagctctgggcttaaagaaaataacatcttatgtgactaagactaaggaatgttggggaaaaagtttgtccttttctcctcctggaccCCTTCCTCCTTGAGGGCCCCGGACTCCTTATCAATCTACCTAAGGATTGGCTCTCTCAGTGTGAAGCAAAGaatacagggaattccctggtggtccagtggttaggactctggactttgaactaggatcccacaagctgcatagtgtgaccaaaaaaaaaaaaaccaacaagaaacatcattaataatttttatattgcatgttaaaatggtaatattttgGATGTTCTAGGTTATACTgttattgaaattattttcatatttttttcttgtttttacttGGCTACCAACATTTAAACATTACTAAGTGGCTTTTGCATTTGTGACTTGCATTTGTGACCTGTGTGGCCTtgcatgctcagtggtgtctgattctttgagatcccatggactgtagtccatcaggctcctttgtccatgggattttccaatcaagaatactggagagggttgtcatttcctcctccaggggtatctttccaacccatggtCTACTTCTATTTAGATCATTTGGATCTATTTAGATCAGCTTTGCTCTGGTCCTTGAAGGAAATGAGGATGGAAGAGGGCTCACCTTTCCTGTGCTTTGGGTTCTTAGGAAAAAGGCCTGCTACTCTCCCATTGGCTGAGGATTTCCAGAAAGAATTCCAGGTGGGATGACCTCTGGCTCCCCTGCCTCGAGGGCAGTTATAGGGACAGCCACATCTGAGCAAATGGACCACAACAGAGCCTACTTTATACTCAATAGACAATCGAAGGTCTCCAGAAGGTACAGACCAGCTCTGTCCAATTGAAATAGGACATAAGCTGCAAATATAAtcttaaattttctagtagccatattcaaaacaaatagaaattattaaaattttaattaatattaaacaaattaaaattgaaatattaaaattaattttaataatacattttcaGTAACACAACATGTagacttccctggggctcagtagagaacttgcctgccaattcaggagattgaggtttgatccctgggttgggaaggtcccctggagaaagaaatggcaacccactccatattattgtccaggaaatcccatggacagaggagcctgacaggctactgtccatggggttacaaaagagtcaggcatgtcttaccaactaaacaacaacaacaaaacccaataTATGACAGATATTATCACTTCAACATGCaatcaatatataaattattaactTGGTATTCTACATTCTTATTTGCGTATGAAGTCTCTGCATGCTGGGGTGTATTTCATGTCCACAGCACACCTCCGTTTGGACTGGTCACATATCAAGCCCTCAACGGTTCCATATGGTGAGTGGCTGCTGCCTGGGACACCCCAGCTCCTCCCAGAACTCTCAGAGTCATCGAATGATCCATAAGGCCAAGCCTTCTCACGGGGTCCCCAAAGGCTCTCCTCACTCAGCCCAGCAACTTCATTCCTACTTTAACACCAGTGCTGGGAATGCTTCTTTGCCTTTGCGGAAGCTCAGTAGCTCCAGTGGACCTTTCACCCCGAGGGAGCTGTGCTGTGGATCTGAGCGGGCCTCAGAGAAAGTCCCTCCAAAGTCGGGCGTGTGTGCCC
Encoded here:
- the TACC2 gene encoding transforming acidic coiled-coil-containing protein 2 isoform X10; translated protein: MGNENSSSGNQQEDSGLNNVILWPPNPEPLQKTSLARSPGSVQPPGNSQRVERKPEEASEGTDPGDRPSIWHGGSSSAPEGAATPDPCLVSPEVTEPREHPQAARGPEDSPRPSTPEPQEWESPSSSMRFAEGPPEGCLASPEGEPEGWPLVQHSRRELSPNGPGEASAASVPQDDNLTQRKLVSVIPSAEGETGLKEEEGQRLSSSSSTDQLAGIPPTAPPEPMKVQLPGEDARPGDFKSQGQEAAAGLPRPESRQGTPKAPAAHLGQESSASLEEPPLKPEISTSQEPAPECPVEGPPQDFTNDTGFLGACPPTGTSSGAAQEARAKADFQESCQQPMGALPPTGLPWDSLGPALVRGAKGSWEETLGALDAQGHSQTRSQDAQPRQVTWAATGDQPEGILFMSPESAPHAATEDVGPASSLPSQPAALASVAAEQAKEMVSMAEMPVLTDLATEWAEAGLSGPEKQASDLRGKGEGLEGGSREIPAPAPPKERAELGNRELSHEVHPKVPALPTPSASDESASRSPGPKDEAEPPESPAVANEESKIAGADPRGQGAAPGPLDGADTGNLQAEQPEAWDCKPDPEVDKDEVSQLTGDEESKGLPNTVLAQPLGEEIPGHADRSDCPLEDAAWNMVARGMMGESQVVHPSGSLHQLPEQHPSPPSGPEGAGECVLSRGIIWAGPEPQTKCPDTLQDVEGLGRMDSLPALESEKSDFLSAPAPEVVPKAQEAESMPEIKSGSHPSAQRPGHREGEGSLRSPHPRGLGRDTAGQEVLADGPPPPEEENWAVDCRLTTLSLEQGRQGNLSHPGDSGIEVTASERPLLCPENHLQTSQTHPDALVFNMLRETSQGCGSKEEAYPGDTDFKNLGADSPQIHTPVGPREDVNLSTHGGKQPASETELQSELPKGSLSDAPSSPPGGTVLENPETEKSQLSAPMKPELPALREKGQEGECSGSQPSRSSSPAADTSQDPSLAGSLSRKEYSCAGQGPNESQQELVDGLNTGSQHEEACLEDAGISGAADAWPQLQDLGKTEKANGNTVGAPPCWPDSVALPEAAHSQSVPAPASPRATPAQDAPVREAGEETQEGRQQPGLVPQKEMEHLTASDAEVLELSGIFPSAKDQGVDGAETCGKADGGALGMWQAPGEPGSLRTEQHSSPGEEASTSALGEQHLASCQDAWPLARELAESPRSVADLSAAQVVPDPQRLLPSGPPEEAAPGTPYLHIEGAARKGLEDSVVKAVSPQGPGAPGESPCSTREPLLASDIASSREGSAESSFLQAGAAGEGISAAPASLGSSKAATSEGPVDSVPYLDRMPFLAKTKETTGEEKWSGAPGASAEPGEIPACPVSEESKAGEAARETEGSGERMLEPSKDPRQGASAGVDTSCRQTGMLAGLPDFREHITKIFEKSVLGALTADWPQSTQGEKAGAGKRVMGKGLMVPSPEKLPDGTQGVAVTPLPTLPTGLWVDSKEKKQELAVEAEISRLGPQDPALGELPGLAWLAAEHTLPGASDGKEVSEAPQVLADSKKLEGAGEGWWRGPGGGQAHSQQAGGPQEAASDLSSQAASPEASGADLQVAPQSHAEGDSGPDDSIPSGKQSQETAHQDSQPREDGPRGSSHPRALGDMPGSTSAWGASPHGDVPPLPEAVGQPCTPDPLGGERRRAGAAGISETQDALGTQGVREPPAGEVADNPLEPGLEAGAAGEAEGDVTVNTAGTRTCVSEDLPETGTTRMFSGAAVASAVPGSPGDPGCSEGALRMDAEVAPGGGRPAGPPQAEEQPRPEFPAFAEDGKIGVSSPTEPDETRDLKLQNLDPEALDAERKIPKAGPSMLPLVPEKDAPDITDEVISDDASSAGGAESSLVPDGVIQPAALEDLENSLLAASTSHSDVSGQVSTDLTAQSTIPAAARVDLTAPASEYASLPSAPAGDGVEASVPSCQRLAKDLSRSSDSEEAFETPESTTPVKAPPAPPPPPPEVITAPEVSVQAPLEEPGCSSEPASVPDGPRSSSVEGSPFHPPPHSFSAVFDEDKPIASSGTYNLDFDNIELVDNLQTLEPRPSDPKNQDCKVNSRRKSTDSVPTSKSTLSRSLSLQASDFDGASCSGNPEATAPVADAYSAGSSSASSTLKRTKKPRPPSLKKKQTTKKPPETPPVRETQHEPTGESPDPSEENQTAGTRPEPARAEGSRSALSEEAPPEPAAAPKAACPLDCEAAEGAVPPASGGGRVQNSPPIGRRTLPLATAPEAVEVTPSDSGGQEDSPAKGLSVRLEFDYSEDKGSWDTQQETPPPTKKIGKKPVAKMPLRRPKMKKTPEKLDNTPASPTRSPAEPNDIPIAKGTYTFDIDKWDDPNFNPFSSTSKMQESPKLPQQSYNFDPDACDESTDPFKTCSKAPSSPSKSPASFEIPASAVEANGVDGDGLNKPAKKKKTPLKTDTFRVKKSPKRSPLSDPPSQDPTPAATPETPPVISAVVHATDEEKLAVTNQKWTCMTVDLEADKQDYPQPSDLSTFVNETKFNSPTEELDYRNSYEIEYMEKIGSSLPQDNDAPKKQALYLMFDTSQESPVKSPPVRMSESPTPCSGSSFEETEALVNTGAKIQHPVARGLAPNQEPHLQVPEKSSQKELEAMALGTPSEVMEIREAAHPPDVSISKTALYSRIGTAEVEKPAGLLFQQPDLDSALQIARAEIITKEREVSEWKDKYEESRREVMEMRKIVAEYEKTIAQMIEDEQREKSVSHQTVQQLVLEKEQALADLNSVEKSLADLFRRYEKMKEVLEGFRKNEEVLKKCAQEYLSRVKKEEQRYQALKVHAEEKLDRANAEIAQVRGKAQQEQAAYQASLRKEQLRVDALERTLEQKNKEIEELTKICDELIAKMGKS